In one window of Candidatus Fonsibacter ubiquis DNA:
- the purH gene encoding bifunctional phosphoribosylaminoimidazolecarboxamide formyltransferase/IMP cyclohydrolase: MQLIKIKKALISVSDKTNLKEVLECLKINNIEIISTGGSYKFIKDLGFQCTEISEYTKFPEILDGRLKTLHPKIHGGLLAKADDKEHQDQIKKEDIDFINLLIVNLYPFEKKLLEKADFETMIENIDIGGPAMVRSSAKNFKFTTVVSSIDQYSDLINELKNNKGSTSFEFRKILATDAFLETAYYDSVISNWMNNLRDNKFPKKITISGQLRDKLRYGENPHQQASVYKINYKNDFLSKIKQIQGKELSYNNYLDMYSAVSISKELGEKGSSCVIVKHNNPCGCAMAENALKSYELALQSDPISAFGGIVSFNREVDEKLANEIVKKFYEVIIAKNFSKKSLEIFEKKKNLRLISLENINEQDNLSYTFLGDNFLLQDKDQIEINKKELKFVTKIKPSDKDLDDLIFAFKVCKFVKSNAIVIAKNNQTLGIGAGQTNRLASSKIACENATQFFKDKVKGSVAASDAFFPFADGLNELIKVGVKCIIQPGGSIKDDEVIAAADKAQIAMVFTGIRNFRH; the protein is encoded by the coding sequence ATGCAACTGATTAAAATAAAAAAAGCGTTAATCTCTGTCTCTGATAAAACAAATCTAAAAGAAGTTCTCGAATGCCTAAAAATAAATAATATTGAAATAATCAGTACTGGCGGAAGCTATAAATTCATTAAAGATCTTGGATTTCAATGTACCGAAATATCAGAATATACAAAGTTTCCTGAAATATTAGACGGCAGACTAAAAACACTTCATCCAAAAATTCACGGCGGCCTTCTTGCAAAAGCAGATGATAAAGAACATCAAGATCAGATAAAAAAAGAAGACATAGATTTTATTAATTTACTCATTGTTAATCTTTATCCCTTTGAAAAAAAATTACTTGAAAAGGCAGATTTTGAAACAATGATTGAAAATATCGACATTGGTGGACCTGCCATGGTTAGATCGTCTGCCAAAAATTTTAAATTTACAACGGTGGTATCAAGCATTGATCAGTACTCTGATTTAATTAATGAATTAAAAAATAATAAAGGATCTACATCTTTTGAATTTAGAAAAATACTTGCAACCGATGCTTTTCTTGAAACTGCTTATTACGACTCGGTAATATCTAACTGGATGAATAATTTAAGGGATAATAAATTTCCAAAAAAAATTACAATATCAGGACAACTTAGAGATAAATTAAGATATGGAGAAAACCCACATCAACAAGCCTCTGTTTATAAAATTAATTATAAAAATGATTTTCTATCAAAAATAAAACAAATCCAAGGCAAAGAGCTGAGCTATAATAATTATTTAGATATGTATTCAGCCGTATCTATCTCTAAGGAATTGGGTGAAAAAGGCAGTTCTTGCGTTATTGTAAAACACAACAATCCATGTGGCTGCGCCATGGCAGAAAATGCCCTTAAATCCTACGAATTAGCCCTTCAGAGCGATCCTATTAGTGCTTTTGGAGGGATTGTCAGCTTTAACCGGGAAGTTGATGAAAAACTAGCAAATGAAATTGTCAAAAAATTTTACGAAGTCATTATTGCCAAAAACTTCAGCAAAAAAAGCTTGGAGATTTTTGAGAAGAAAAAAAATTTAAGATTAATTTCTTTAGAAAATATTAATGAGCAAGATAATTTATCTTATACTTTTTTAGGTGATAATTTTTTACTCCAAGACAAAGATCAAATTGAGATTAATAAAAAAGAATTAAAATTTGTAACAAAAATTAAACCAAGTGATAAAGATTTAGATGATTTAATATTTGCATTCAAAGTTTGTAAATTTGTAAAATCTAATGCTATTGTTATTGCAAAAAATAATCAAACCCTTGGGATTGGTGCTGGACAAACTAATAGATTAGCTTCAAGTAAAATTGCTTGTGAAAATGCCACCCAGTTTTTCAAAGATAAAGTTAAAGGAAGTGTTGCGGCATCCGATGCTTTTTTTCCATTCGCTGACGGATTAAATGAACTCATTAAAGTTGGTGTTAAATGTATAATCCAACCAGGCGGATCAATTAAAGATGATGAAGTAATTGCAGCAGCCGATAAAGCTCAAATTGCAATGGTATTTACTGGGATTAGAAATTTTAGACACTAA
- a CDS encoding 4a-hydroxytetrahydrobiopterin dehydratase, with amino-acid sequence MKLHQKKCVPCRGDIPPFTKDQIDEYLNFLSDWKALINEKKAFYLSKAFKFKNFEESLGFINKLSQIAEEEGHHPDLKFGWGYAEVNIYTHAIKGLSLSDFILASKIDMISV; translated from the coding sequence ATGAAACTACATCAAAAAAAATGTGTTCCTTGCAGAGGAGATATTCCTCCATTTACCAAAGATCAAATTGATGAATATTTAAATTTTTTATCTGATTGGAAAGCTTTAATTAATGAAAAAAAAGCATTTTATTTATCAAAGGCTTTCAAATTTAAAAATTTTGAAGAAAGTTTAGGATTTATTAATAAATTATCACAAATTGCTGAAGAAGAAGGACATCACCCAGATTTAAAATTTGGTTGGGGATATGCTGAGGTAAATATTTATACCCATGCAATTAAAGGCCTTTCTTTAAGTGATTTTATCTTAGCTTCTAAGATTGATATGATTAGTGTCTAA
- a CDS encoding FkbM family methyltransferase encodes MVNSFLVFVIKTYQKIANKQKLKIFNLKILKRSNYNELIAENDKLKFDLLFTKHFPKKAGEILRYLPISRSQLRQDLFVLSQLNFKKKGFFVEFGAADGFKLSNTYILEKNFKWKGIISEPAKIFHKKLTLNRHCVIEKRIIWKVSNQNLQFKETSIPDLSTISKFSNSDNWSKRRSKKYRQYNLNTISLIDLLKKYKAPKIIDYLSIDTEGSEFEILKNFNFSMFTFKIITCEHNFTKNRQKIFNLLTQKGFVRKFKNLSQFDDWYINSKFDIN; translated from the coding sequence TTGGTAAATAGTTTTTTAGTATTTGTAATAAAAACTTATCAAAAAATTGCAAATAAACAAAAATTGAAAATTTTTAACTTAAAGATACTTAAACGTTCAAATTATAATGAACTAATTGCTGAGAATGATAAATTAAAATTTGATTTATTGTTTACTAAACACTTCCCAAAAAAAGCTGGAGAAATATTACGGTACTTGCCTATTTCTAGATCCCAACTAAGGCAAGATTTGTTTGTATTATCACAATTAAATTTCAAAAAAAAAGGTTTTTTTGTCGAATTTGGTGCTGCTGATGGATTTAAATTATCAAATACTTATATTTTAGAAAAAAATTTCAAGTGGAAAGGTATCATATCTGAACCTGCAAAAATTTTTCATAAAAAATTAACCCTTAACCGACATTGTGTTATTGAAAAAAGAATTATTTGGAAAGTATCTAACCAAAATCTTCAATTTAAAGAAACATCTATCCCAGATTTATCTACAATTAGTAAATTTTCTAATTCTGACAATTGGTCCAAAAGAAGGAGCAAAAAGTATAGACAGTATAATCTAAATACAATTTCATTAATCGACTTATTAAAAAAATATAAAGCGCCAAAAATAATTGATTATTTATCGATTGATACTGAGGGAAGTGAATTTGAAATTTTAAAAAATTTTAATTTTAGCATGTTTACTTTTAAAATAATTACCTGTGAGCATAATTTTACTAAAAATAGACAAAAAATATTTAATTTATTAACCCAAAAAGGCTTTGTAAGAAAATTTAAAAATTTGAGTCAATTTGATGATTGGTACATAAATTCAAAATTTGATATTAATTAA
- a CDS encoding LON peptidase substrate-binding domain-containing protein — protein MTTLNKKEIPQQISIFPLANAVFFPNTILPLNIFEPRYKKMVEDALSSDKMIGMIQTKQSYNLKKPEVFSVGCLGKIENHTKTADGRYLINLKGLIRFRILDEAETDLPYRKFRVTYDEFLDDLEKIKFNDKIDVLQLIDKARKLFKIHQLSTDWKIVEKVEPDQLINSLSMICPFSVSEKQGLLEAKTILERNLLINQIINFYIIGNNPGSERQIH, from the coding sequence ATGACAACTTTAAATAAAAAAGAAATCCCTCAACAAATATCTATTTTTCCACTTGCAAATGCAGTGTTCTTTCCAAATACAATTTTGCCTTTAAATATATTTGAGCCAAGATATAAAAAAATGGTTGAAGATGCTTTATCATCAGACAAGATGATTGGAATGATCCAAACAAAACAAAGCTATAATTTAAAAAAACCTGAAGTATTTAGCGTTGGTTGCCTTGGTAAAATTGAAAATCACACCAAAACTGCAGATGGGAGATATTTAATTAATTTAAAAGGTTTAATCCGATTTAGAATTTTAGATGAGGCAGAAACTGATCTTCCTTATAGAAAATTTAGAGTAACGTACGATGAGTTTTTAGATGATCTAGAGAAAATAAAATTCAATGATAAGATCGACGTTTTGCAGCTTATCGATAAAGCAAGGAAACTTTTTAAAATTCATCAACTATCAACGGATTGGAAAATTGTTGAAAAAGTTGAACCCGATCAGTTAATCAATTCATTATCGATGATTTGTCCATTTTCTGTCAGTGAAAAACAAGGCTTGCTCGAAGCAAAGACAATACTTGAGAGAAATTTACTAATTAATCAAATAATAAATTTTTATATTATTGGAAATAATCCCGGATCTGAAAGACAGATCCACTAA
- the rho gene encoding transcription termination factor Rho → MNLQELKNKTPADLILEAEKLGIENPSTMRKQEILFAILKKFAEKNEKITGSGVLETLQDGFGFLRATESNYLPGPDDIYVSPSQIRRFGLRKGDTVEGEIRAPKDSERYFALLQVSKINFEDPEKSRNKINFDNLTPLYPDERINLEVESSKADKKPDLTARLIDLVTPIGKGQRALIVSPPRAGKTVILQNIAHSITANHPEIYLIVLLIDERPEEVTDMQRSVKGEVVSSTFDEPAMRHVQVAEMVIEKAKRLAEHKKDVVILLDSITRLGRAYNAVVPSSGKVLTGGVDANALQRPKRFFGAARNIEEGGSLTIISTALIETGSRMDEVIFEEFKGTGNAEVILDRKIADKRIFPAIDITKSGTRKEDLLFKKEDLQKMNVLRRLIAPMGNMEAIEFLIGKLRETKNNAEFFDSMNKTV, encoded by the coding sequence ATGAACTTACAAGAATTAAAAAATAAGACCCCAGCAGATTTAATTTTAGAAGCAGAAAAACTTGGAATAGAAAACCCAAGCACAATGCGTAAACAAGAAATCTTGTTTGCCATTCTTAAAAAATTTGCCGAAAAAAACGAAAAAATTACTGGAAGCGGAGTTCTCGAGACTCTGCAAGATGGCTTTGGTTTTTTAAGAGCAACTGAGTCGAACTATTTACCCGGACCCGATGATATTTATGTAAGCCCAAGTCAAATTAGAAGATTTGGTCTTAGAAAAGGGGATACAGTCGAAGGAGAGATTAGAGCACCAAAAGATTCTGAAAGATATTTTGCGCTTTTACAAGTTAGCAAAATAAATTTCGAAGATCCTGAAAAATCTAGAAATAAAATTAACTTTGATAACTTAACACCATTATATCCTGACGAACGTATAAATTTAGAAGTAGAATCTAGTAAAGCAGATAAAAAACCAGATCTAACTGCACGATTAATTGATTTAGTAACTCCAATTGGAAAAGGTCAACGAGCTTTAATTGTATCTCCACCTCGAGCGGGTAAAACTGTAATTTTACAAAATATTGCGCACTCCATAACTGCAAATCATCCAGAGATTTATTTAATCGTTTTGCTTATTGATGAAAGACCAGAGGAAGTCACGGACATGCAACGATCGGTAAAAGGAGAAGTAGTCAGCTCAACCTTTGATGAGCCAGCAATGCGACATGTGCAAGTGGCTGAGATGGTAATCGAAAAAGCAAAAAGATTAGCTGAGCATAAAAAAGATGTGGTTATTTTATTAGACTCCATTACCCGATTAGGCAGAGCTTATAATGCTGTTGTTCCAAGTTCGGGAAAAGTATTAACAGGGGGTGTAGACGCAAATGCTTTACAAAGACCAAAAAGATTTTTTGGAGCAGCACGAAATATTGAAGAGGGTGGATCATTAACAATTATTTCAACGGCCTTAATTGAAACAGGATCTAGAATGGATGAGGTTATTTTTGAAGAATTTAAAGGAACGGGTAATGCTGAGGTGATATTAGATAGAAAAATTGCAGATAAGAGAATATTTCCAGCAATTGATATTACTAAATCTGGAACCCGAAAAGAGGATTTATTATTTAAAAAAGAAGATTTACAAAAGATGAATGTTCTAAGACGATTAATTGCCCCAATGGGAAATATGGAGGCAATAGAATTTTTAATTGGTAAATTAAGAGAGACAAAAAACAATGCTGAGTTTTTTGACTCGATGAATAAAACTGTTTAA
- the hemJ gene encoding protoporphyrinogen oxidase HemJ produces MSLYLILKAIHIIAVVSWMVGLLYLPRLFVYHVENNNDQTSKVFKVMEKRLMKIIMNPAMIITWITGLSIWWILGLETIFSLWLSLKFILVIALSGYHGFLSKCLKDFELDRNVRSSKFFRFINEIPTIILIIVVFLVIFKPA; encoded by the coding sequence ATGAGTTTATATTTAATCCTTAAGGCCATTCATATCATCGCTGTAGTTTCTTGGATGGTTGGCCTTTTATATCTGCCAAGATTGTTTGTTTATCATGTTGAAAATAATAATGATCAAACATCAAAAGTTTTTAAAGTAATGGAAAAAAGGTTGATGAAAATAATTATGAATCCAGCCATGATTATTACTTGGATTACTGGCTTATCAATTTGGTGGATCTTAGGATTAGAAACTATTTTCTCTTTGTGGCTTTCGCTTAAGTTTATATTGGTGATTGCTTTATCGGGTTACCATGGTTTTTTATCAAAATGTTTGAAAGACTTTGAATTAGATCGAAATGTTAGAAGTTCAAAATTTTTTAGGTTTATAAATGAAATACCAACTATAATACTCATAATTGTTGTGTTTTTGGTTATTTTTAAACCCGCTTGA
- the hemH gene encoding ferrochelatase → MSFDLDKINHPKVKFGKTGVLLVNLGTPDSTSWWDIRRYLKEFLSDTRVIEVNPILWQIILNLFILTFRPAKTAHAYKQIWMKETNESPLRYYTKSQTNKLNKRIGNNFILVDFAMRYGNPSIKSKLDLLQKEGCEKIIVFPLYPQYAAATTATVCDEVYRNLIKMRWQPSLQTIPHYESEPLFIDALVNSIKKKILEIKWKPDLILASYHGIPKKYFTKGDPYHCYCQKTTRLIKEKFKDIPIETTFQSRFGPEEWLTPYTDKTLEELPSKGKKNVLMICPGFSSDCVETLEEIAIQGKESFLESGGENYDVVPCLNDNDDHIQMMEHIVKKYLIN, encoded by the coding sequence ATGAGTTTTGACTTAGATAAAATTAATCACCCAAAGGTAAAATTTGGAAAAACTGGCGTCTTGCTTGTTAATCTTGGGACTCCAGATTCGACTAGTTGGTGGGATATTAGAAGATATTTAAAAGAATTTTTATCAGACACCAGAGTCATAGAGGTTAATCCAATTCTTTGGCAAATAATTTTAAATTTATTTATATTAACCTTTAGACCAGCAAAAACAGCGCATGCTTATAAGCAAATTTGGATGAAAGAAACCAATGAATCTCCACTAAGATATTATACAAAAAGTCAAACCAACAAACTAAACAAAAGAATAGGCAACAATTTTATTCTTGTAGATTTTGCAATGCGTTATGGAAATCCGAGCATTAAAAGCAAGTTAGATCTTTTGCAAAAAGAAGGGTGCGAAAAAATTATTGTTTTTCCACTGTATCCACAGTATGCGGCAGCAACTACAGCAACTGTATGTGATGAAGTATACAGAAACTTAATCAAGATGAGGTGGCAACCTAGTTTACAAACTATCCCCCATTACGAATCTGAGCCCCTTTTTATTGATGCTCTTGTAAACAGTATAAAAAAGAAAATTTTAGAAATTAAATGGAAGCCAGATTTAATTTTAGCTTCTTACCACGGGATACCAAAAAAATATTTTACTAAAGGAGACCCATATCATTGCTATTGTCAAAAAACCACACGACTTATAAAGGAAAAATTTAAAGACATACCCATTGAGACCACTTTTCAATCTAGATTTGGACCAGAAGAATGGTTAACGCCTTATACGGATAAAACTTTAGAAGAACTTCCGTCGAAAGGCAAAAAAAATGTACTTATGATTTGTCCGGGCTTTTCATCAGATTGTGTTGAAACTTTAGAGGAAATAGCAATTCAGGGCAAAGAAAGCTTTTTAGAAAGTGGCGGAGAAAATTATGATGTTGTACCCTGCCTAAATGACAATGATGACCATATCCAAATGATGGAACATATTGTTAAAAAATATTTAATAAATTAA
- the hemE gene encoding uroporphyrinogen decarboxylase — MSSSLQKSLIFKKKNLPIWFMRQAGRYLPEYKIIRKKNKNFINFCLNIKNATKVSLQPIERYNLDAAIVFSDILLILKAAGQNIKFKENIGPVLENYKPEIFYNLSKEDFIKKLKNIYQIIKNIRKKLPKEKSLIGFAGAPWTLLVYMINKSSPKGNRKLLVNLKKEEILKILKRLENLVYIHCKEQILAGADVIQLFDSWSGLIDKKDLKQFCINPNKNIVKKIKKEFPSKGVVCFPKGIKKNINAFIREVAPDGINLDYDISLNDLNLNNNVVFQGGLNPKFLLGSQQRMFKEAKRYLDFFKNRPYIFNLGHGILPQTNPENVKKLVEFVRGYNL, encoded by the coding sequence ATGAGTAGTTCTCTTCAGAAAAGCCTAATATTTAAAAAAAAAAATTTACCTATTTGGTTTATGAGGCAAGCAGGTAGATATTTGCCTGAATATAAAATAATTAGAAAAAAAAATAAAAATTTTATTAATTTTTGCTTAAATATTAAAAACGCAACGAAAGTCTCTTTACAACCTATAGAAAGATACAATTTAGATGCAGCAATTGTATTTTCGGATATTTTATTAATTTTAAAAGCAGCGGGACAAAATATAAAATTTAAAGAAAATATAGGCCCAGTTCTAGAAAATTATAAACCCGAGATATTTTATAATTTAAGCAAAGAAGATTTTATAAAAAAATTAAAAAATATTTATCAAATAATAAAAAATATAAGAAAAAAATTACCCAAAGAAAAATCTTTAATTGGATTTGCTGGAGCGCCGTGGACACTACTAGTTTATATGATTAATAAAAGTTCACCAAAAGGAAATAGGAAATTATTAGTAAATTTAAAAAAAGAGGAGATATTAAAAATATTAAAGAGATTAGAAAATTTAGTTTATATCCACTGTAAAGAGCAAATACTGGCCGGGGCAGACGTTATACAATTATTTGATAGTTGGTCGGGTCTAATAGATAAGAAAGATTTAAAACAATTTTGTATTAATCCAAATAAAAATATTGTTAAAAAAATTAAGAAAGAATTTCCTAGTAAGGGAGTTGTGTGTTTTCCAAAAGGAATAAAGAAGAATATTAACGCTTTTATAAGAGAGGTGGCCCCAGACGGTATTAATCTTGATTATGATATAAGTCTTAATGATTTAAATTTAAATAATAATGTAGTTTTTCAAGGCGGTTTAAACCCAAAATTTTTATTAGGAAGTCAGCAAAGAATGTTTAAAGAAGCAAAGAGATATTTAGATTTTTTTAAAAACAGGCCTTATATTTTTAATTTGGGCCATGGAATTTTGCCGCAAACAAATCCAGAAAATGTTAAAAAATTAGTTGAGTTCGTAAGGGGTTATAATTTATGA
- a CDS encoding pyruvate, water dikinase regulatory protein, giving the protein MNRKYNVFLVSDSTGETLDRIFLALKAQFENFNNSLHHFSFVRTDAQITTLLEKCNKVENPIVLYTLVESSITSFLTQETERYKIPCFGVLDYLIPKFETVLNRKANRKPSGQHILNKEYYRKIAAMQFSIEHDDGQKLETILESDIIILGISRTSKTPTTIYLANRGYKAANIPMIPNQRISEDVLKNKKKTIVGLIADPERLVDIRKNRLNTLSEEKHTSYVDLDKIKEELEESKKIFKLNNIPIIDVTRKSVEETAASIIKIHEIKNS; this is encoded by the coding sequence ATGAACAGAAAATATAACGTTTTTTTAGTATCCGACTCGACCGGCGAAACCTTAGATAGAATATTTCTTGCGTTAAAAGCTCAATTTGAAAACTTTAATAATTCTCTCCACCATTTTTCTTTTGTTAGAACGGATGCGCAAATCACAACATTATTAGAAAAATGTAACAAAGTAGAAAACCCAATTGTTTTATATACGCTTGTGGAATCTTCAATTACTTCATTCTTAACTCAAGAAACAGAGCGATATAAAATTCCATGTTTTGGAGTTTTAGATTATTTAATTCCAAAATTTGAAACAGTTCTAAATCGTAAAGCAAATCGAAAACCAAGCGGTCAGCATATTCTAAATAAGGAATATTATAGAAAAATTGCAGCTATGCAGTTTAGTATTGAACATGATGATGGCCAAAAATTAGAAACAATTTTAGAGTCAGATATAATTATTTTGGGAATAAGCAGAACTAGCAAAACCCCAACAACCATCTATCTTGCAAATAGAGGATATAAAGCCGCAAATATCCCAATGATTCCCAATCAAAGAATATCCGAAGATGTGTTAAAAAATAAAAAGAAGACAATCGTTGGCTTGATTGCTGATCCAGAAAGGTTGGTCGATATTAGAAAAAATAGGTTGAATACATTAAGCGAAGAAAAACACACTTCGTATGTTGATTTAGATAAAATTAAAGAAGAATTAGAAGAAAGTAAAAAAATATTTAAATTAAACAATATTCCAATAATTGATGTAACCAGAAAGTCAGTAGAAGAAACAGCCGCGTCCATAATTAAAATTCATGAGATAAAAAATAGTTAA